One window of Cucurbita pepo subsp. pepo cultivar mu-cu-16 chromosome LG19, ASM280686v2, whole genome shotgun sequence genomic DNA carries:
- the LOC111781438 gene encoding leucine-rich repeat receptor-like serine/threonine-protein kinase BAM3 — MAAAASHLKFLLTPLTLTLALLLLPCAFSHSLSLKAQASLLVSIKQCFDQPTPLLLDWNASNYSSLCSWTGIQCDHMNTSLVSLDISNSNLSGTFPPLIHNLTNLRCLNISNNQLRGQLHWDYSQLKLLQVFDAYNNNFNGSLPTAVPQLPSLKHLNLGGNFFSGGIPRSYGAMGKLTYLSLGGNDLGGPIPTELGNLTNLQRLYLGYFNEFEGGIPSELGKLVNLNHLDLASCSLRGPIPPELGNLNKLDTLFLQTNQLTGSIPPQLGNLSSLVSLDLSNNELTGEVPLEFANLRQLLLLNLFINKFHGEIPEALADLPKLEVLKVWQNNFTGAIPSKLGENGRLTELDLSTNKLTGLVPERLCLGGRLKILILLNNFLFGPLPRDLGRCQTLVRVRMGQNYLTGPIPEGLLYLPQLSLVELQNNYLSGPLPQDMRMRPLPSKLAQLNLANNRFSGSLPTSIGNFTNLQILLLPGNRFSGDIPSEIGKLRNLLKLDMNSNNFSGTIPPELGACVSLTYLDLSLNHLTSPIPVQISQIRILNYLNLSWNHLNQSLPKEIGSIKSLTCADFSHNDLSGPIPETGQFLLFNSTSFEGNPQLCGSALNPCNVSTSKSQTSTPANSQTVGKYKLVFALGLLMCSVIFAALAIIQTRKAKKKSSSWKLAAFQKLEFGSKDIIECVKENNIIGKGGAGIVYKGVMPSGEQVAIKKLLAINKGSSHDNGLSAEIQTLGKIRHRNIVRLLAFCSNKQTNLLVYEYMPNGSLGEVLHEKRGGCLKWGTRLKIAIEAAKGLCYLHHDCSPLIIHRDVKSNNILLNSDYEAHVADFGLAKFLQDNGTSECMSVIAGSYGYIAPEYAYTLKVDEKSDVYSFGVVLLELITGRKPVGNFGEDGLDIVQWTKIQTNSTKEGVVQILDQRLSNIPIDEAKQMFFVAMLCVQEHSVERPTMREVLQMLAQAHQPNTFHMH, encoded by the exons ATGGCTGCTGCAGCTTCCCATTTGAAGTTCCTTCTCACCCCTCTAACGCTTACACTTGCGTTGCTCCTCCTTCCTTGTGCCTTCTCCCACTCTCTATCCCTCAAGGCACAAGCTTCTCTTCTGGTTTCCATCAAACAGTGTTTCGATCAACCCACTCCCTTGCTCCTGGACTGGAATGCTTCAAATTACTCTTCCCTCTGCTCTTGGACTGGAATTCAATGCGACCACATGAACACATCACTAGTGTCGCTGGACATTTCCAATTCCAACCTCTCCGGGACCTTCCCCCCTCTAATTCACAACCTAACCAACCTTCGCTGTCTCAACATCTCCAACAATCAGCTCCGCGGACAACTCCACTGGGACTACTCTCAACTCAAACTGCTGCAGGTATTTGATGCTTACAATAACAACTTCAATGGGTCGCTCCCTACGGCCGTCCCTCAACTTCCCAGTTTAAAGCATTTAAATCTTGGCGGAAATTTCTTTAGCGGTGGAATCCCCCGAAGCTATGGTGCGATGGGGAAGCTCACTTACCTGTCGCTTGGCGGCAATGACCTGGGCGGTCCCATTCCCACTGAGCTCGGCAATCTAACCAACCTACAGCGGCTTTATTTGGGATACTTCAATGAGTTTGAGGGTGGAATACCCTCTGAACTCGGAAAGCTTGTGAATTTGAATCATCTCGACCTTGCCAGTTGTAGTTTACGGGGTCCAATCCCACCCGAGTTGGGGAACCTCAACAAGTTAGACACTCTGTTCTTGCAGACAAATCAGCTCACTGGTTCTATTCCTCCTCAGTTGGGCAACTTGAGCAGCTTGGTTTCGCTTGACCTCTCCAACAACGAACTAACTGGAGAGGTCCCCCTTGAATTTGCAAACCTCCGCCAGCTTTTGCTCTTGAACTTATTCATCAACAAGTTTCATGGAGAGATTCCTGAGGCTCTAGCCGATCTTCCCAAGTTGGAGGTTCTGAAGGTGTGGCAAAATAACTTCACTGGAGCCATTCCATCAAAGCTTGGTGAGAATGGGAGACTGACGGAGCTTGACTTGTCCACCAACAAGCTCACAGGACTGGTCCCGGAGCGTCTGTGCTTGGGAGGAAGGCTAAAGATCTTGATTTTACTGAACAATTTTCTGTTTGGGCCTCTGCCACGTGATCTAGGACGATGCCAGACGCTTGTGAGAGTTCGGATGGGCCAGAATTATTTGACGGGGCCAATCCCAGAGGGGCTGCTTTACTTGCCACAGCTCTCCCTCGTGGAATTGCAGAACAACTACCTGAGTGGACCCCTTCCACAAGATATGCGAATGCGTCCACTCCCATCTAAACTCGCCCAGCTAAACCTTGCCAACAATCGTTTTTCTGGATCCCTTCCCACCTCCATCGGAAACTTCACAAACTTGCAGATTCTGCTTCTGCCTGGAAACCGTTTCTCCGGGGACATTCCTTCTGAAATAGGCAAACTGCGAAATCTtctcaagctagacatgaacAGCAACAACTTCTCCGGTACAATCCCACCTGAACTGGGTGCTTGTGTCTCCCTCACTTACCTGGATTTGAGCCTTAATCACCTAACCTCTCCAATCCCAGTTCAAATCTCACAGATTCGCATCTTGAATTATCTGAACCTGTCTTGGAACCATCTGAACCAGAGCCTTCCGAAGGAAATTGGGTCCATAAAGAGCTTGACTTGTGCGGACTTTTCCCACAATGACTTGTCTGGTCCTATTCCCGAAACTGGTCAGTTTCTACTCTTCAATTCCACATCCTTCGAGGGCAACCCTCAACTGTGTGGATCCGCGTTGAATCCCTGCAACGTGTCAACCTCTAAGTCTCAAACCTCAACGCCCGCCAATTCCCAAACTGTTGGGAAATATAAGCTTGTGTTTGCTTTGGGACTGTTGATGTGTTCAGTAATATTTGCAGCTCTGGCAATTATTCAGACAAGGAAGGCCAAGAAGAAATCAAGTTCGTGGAAGCTAGCAGCATTCCAGAAGCTGGAATTTGGAAGCAAGGACATCATAGAGTGCGTAAAAGAGAACAACATAATTGGAAAAGGTGGAGCTGGAATTGTGTACAAAGGAGTCATGCCAAGTGGAGAACAAGTAGCCATAAAAAAACTGTTGGCCATAAACAAGGGATCCTCCCATGACAACGGTCTGTCGGCGGAGATACAGACGCTGGGCAAAATCCGTCATAGGAACATCGTGAGATTGCTTGCATTTTGCTCCAATAAGCAGACCAATCTGCTGGTTTACGAGTACATGCCCAATGGAAGTTTAGGAGAAGTTCTCCATGAAAAGAGGGGTGGTTGCCTGAAATGGGGAACCAGGCTGAAGATAGCTATAGAAGCGGCCAAAGGGCTTTGCTATTTGCACCATGATTGTTCCCCCCTAATAATTCATAGAGACGTCAAGTCCAACAACATTCTGCTCAACTCAGATTACGAGGCTCATGTAGCGGACTTCGGGTTGGCCAAGTTCTTGCAAGACAACGGAACATCGGAGTGCATGTCTGTCATAGCCGGTTCTTACGGGTATATTGCTCCAG AATATGCATACACGTTAAAAGTGGATGAAAAAAGTGATGTTTATAGTTTCGGCGTAGTGTTGCTGGAGCTTATAACAGGACGAAAGCCCGTGGGCAATTTCGGGGAAGATGGTTTGGACATCGTCCAATGGACTAAGATCCAAACCAACTCTACTAAAGAAGGAGTTGTTCAGATATTGGATCAAAGGTTGAGTAACATACCTATAGATGAAGCAAAGCAGATGTTTTTTGTTGCTATGTTATGCGTCCAAGAGCATAGCGTGGAGCGGCCAACAATGAGAGAAGTGCTTCAAATGCTTGCACAAGCCCACCAACCAAATACCTTCCACATGCATTGA
- the LOC111781440 gene encoding CTP synthase-like — protein MKYVLVTGGVVSGLGKGVTASSIGLLLKACGLRVTSIKIDPYLNTDAGTMSPFEHGEVFVLDDGGEVDLDLGNYERFLDIKLTRDNNITTGKIYQSVIDKERKGDYLGKTVQVVPHITDAIQEWIERAALIPVDGKDGPADVCVIELGGTIGDIESMPFIEALGQFSYRVGSGNFCLIHVSLVPVLKVVGEQKTKPTQHSVRGLRSLGLTPHVLACRSTTVLDENVKRKLSQFCHVPVDSIITLYDVTNIWHIPLLLKDQKAHEAILKVLNLPSIAGGPALEEWTARAEICDSLHEPVRIAMVGKYTGLSDSYLSVLKALKHASLRCLKKLIVDWVPAGDLEDVTAQENPAAHKAAWKLLKGADGILVPGGFGDRGVEGKILAAKYARENKVPFLGICLGMQIAVIEFARSVLNLKDANSTEFDTSTKNPCVIFMPEVSKTHMGGTMRLGSRRTYFQVMDCKSAKLYGNKSFIDERHRHRYEVNPDMVSRLEKDGLSFTGKDETGQRMEIVELACHPYFIGVQFHPEFKSRPGKPSALFLGLIAASCGQLGSILRSSENQKKTMNNGGIEVSMTKVSRNGNMKMSANRLSNDVYFNDNGLYY, from the exons ATCCATACTTGAATACAGATGCGGGAACCATGTCTCCTTTCGAACACGGAGAGGTTTTTGTGTTAGATGACGGTGGTGAG GTGGACCTGGATCTTGGGAACTACGAGCGGTTTCTAGATATCAAGTTGACCCGCGACAATAATATTACGACTGGGAAGATCTACCAG TCAGTTATTGATAAGGAGAGGAAAGGGGATTATCTTGGAAAAACTGTCCAG GTTGTTCCACATATTACGGATGCAATTCAAGAATGGATTGAGCGTGCTGCTTTGATACCAGTTGATGGCAAGGATGGTCCAGCTGATGTTTGTGTGATTGAATTGGGTGGAACTATTG GAGACATTGAGTCCATGCCATTTATTGAGGCACTTGGACAGTTCTCATACCGTGTAG GTTCTGGTAACTTTTGCCTAATTCATGTCAGCCTTGTGCCTGTATTGAAAGTTGTTGGAGAGCAG AAAACAAAACCTACTCAGCATAGCGTTAGGGGTCTACGAAGTCTAGGCTTGACCCCACATGTTTTGGCTTGTCGCAGCACAACG GTTCTTGATGAAAATGTGAAGAGGAAGCTCTCTCAGTTTTGTCATGTTCCG GTGGACAGCATCATCACTCTCTACGATGTTACTAACATCTGGCATATTCctttacttttaaaa GATCAAAAGGCACATGAAGCAATCTTGAAAGTGCTGAATCTTCCCAG TATAGCTGGTGGCCCTGCTTTAGAGGAGTGGACTGCTAGAGCTGAAATTTGTGATTCGCTGCATGAACCG GTTCGTATTGCCATGGTTGGAAAGTATACGGGGCTTTCAGATTCCTACCTTTCTGTGCTGAAG GCTCTTAAGCATGCCTCCCTCAGATGTCTAAAGAAACTCATTGTGGACTGGGTTCCAGCTGGAGATCTTGAAGATGTTACGGCTCAAGAG AATCCAGCTGCTCATAAGGCTGCTTGGAAGCTTTTGAAG GGTGCAGATGGCATACTTGTTCCAGGTGGTTTTGGTGATAGAGGAGTGGAAGGGAAAATCCTTGCAGCGAAGTATGCTCGAGAAAACAAAGTTCCTTTCCTCGGCATATGCCTAGGAATGCAAATTGCTGTCATTGAGTTTGCACGATCTGTTCTTAATTTGAAAGATGCTAATAGCACTGAATTTGATACCAGCACAAAGAATCCATGTGTTATATTTATGCCTGAG GTGTCTAAAACACATATGGGAGGAACCATGCGCCTTGGTTCTAGGAGAACATATTTTCAGGTTATGGATTGCAAGTCTGCAAAACT GTATGGGAATAAAAGTTTCATTGATGAGAGACATAGGCATAGATACGAG GTTAATCCTGATATGGTATCGCGGCTTGAAAAAGACGGACTCTCTTTCACTGGCAAGGACGAAACAGGTCAGCGCATGGAG ATTGTTGAGCTGGCTTGTCATCCATACTTCATTGGTGTTCAATTCCATCCCGAATTTAAATCAAGACCGGGAAAACCTTCTGCATTATTCTTGG GACTCATAGCTGCATCATGTGGCCAATTAGGTTCTATCTTAAGAAGCTCTGAGAATCAGAAGAAAACCATGAATAACGGGGGCATTGAAGTCTCAATGACAAAAGTCTCCAGAAATGGTAACATGAAAATGAGTGCGAATAGGCTGTCTAATGATGTTTATTTCAACGACAACGGATTGTACTACTAA